A genome region from Hevea brasiliensis isolate MT/VB/25A 57/8 chromosome 7, ASM3005281v1, whole genome shotgun sequence includes the following:
- the LOC110639379 gene encoding uncharacterized protein LOC110639379, with product MAVVKRRLYTDSDTRALHKELDEVSCPICMDHPHNAVLLLCSSYDKGCRSYICDTSYRHSNCLDRFKKLRNKPRCNTTLSSFLPIHSFNSGNTSERSLPLRTHVLDANENQNLNESNDVNSVGIPEGLLENSIPNSNRQLETQEGILEAGDSESFRDRIELEEADMENLKCPLCRGAVLGWEVVDEARKYLNLKKRSCSRESCSFVGNYQELRRHARRIHPTTRPSDVDSSRERAWRCLERQREYGDIVSAIRSAMPGAVVVGDYVIENGDRFSVEREGGTGEVNAPWWTTFFLYQMIGSIDGVGEPRARPRAWTRHRRASGALPEHRFLWGENLLGLQDDDDMHVLSDAGEDASPIPRRRRRLTRSRSDDQS from the coding sequence ATGGCTGTTGTGAAACGAAGACTTTATACTGATTCAGATACCCGTGCCCTTCACAAAGAATTAGATGAGGTCTCATGTCCAATTTGCATGGACCATCCACATAATGCTGTTCTCCTCCTGTGCAGCTCGTATGACAAGGGCTGCAGATCTTACATTTGTGATACAAGTTATAGGCATTCGAATTGCCTGGACCGCTTTAAAAAGTTAAGGAACAAACCTAGGTGCAATACAACCTTATCCAGTTTTTTGCCTATCCACTCATTCAATTCCGGTAATACTTCTGAAAGAAGCTTGCCTTTGAGAACACATGTACTTGATGCTAATGAAAATCAGAATCTGAATGAAAGCAATGATGTAAACTCTGTTGGAATTCCTGAAGGGCTTCTAGAAAATAGTATCCCAAACTCTAATAGACAGTTAGAAACACAAGAAGGCATTTTGGAAGCTGGTGATTCTGAGTCATTTCGTGATAGGATTGAACTTGAAGAGGCTGATATGGAGAACTTGAAATGTCCTTTATGCCGTGGTGCTGTACTAGGGTGGGAAGTTGTAGATGAGGCAAGAAAATATCTAAACTTGAAGAAGCGGAGTTGCTCTAGAGAATCATGCTCATTTGTTGGAAACTACCAAGAATTGCGTAGACATGCTAGGAGGATTCACCCTACAACTCGACCCTCTGATGTTGATTCATCCAGAGAACGAGCTTGGAGATGCCTTGAGCGGCAGAGGGAATATGGTGACATTGTCAGTGCCATTCGTTCAGCCATGCCAGGCGCTGTTGTAGTTGGGGACTATGTAATCGAGAATGGTGATAGGTTTTCAGTTGAAAGGGAAGGTGGGACAGGTGAAGTCAATGCCCCATGGTGGACTACTTTCTTCTTGTATCAGATGATTGGCTCTATCGATGGTGTAGGTGAACCAAGGGCTCGGCCAAGAGCTTGGACAAGGCACCGCCGAGCATCTGGAGCATTACCTGAGCATCGATTCCTGTGGGGTGAGAATCTATTGGGTCTACAGGATGATGATGATATGCATGTATTGAGCGATGCTGGTGAAGATGCTTCTCCAATCCCAAGAAGACGCCGGCGTTTGACTCGGTCAAGATCTGATGATCAGTCATGA
- the LOC110639380 gene encoding uncharacterized protein LOC110639380: protein MQILHWLLKVPQEQARENTSTTSAKYNTNDQETEGIDIILRHRGSHRRSGRGKENNFCLRGFRPFPILCRKDVATACFYSSLTLKRLNSFNRRKQQQQQQQQNWMYSMKMKKEDIIAKGQGMSDKLDSATHAGNKVLPITDTTTLSSPSTSSNVGQCGSLDKKNTLKRDKTRAMSRMKELLRWAAAAKSDKKGNFIGRKVLHFRNRATLKAVPDDDQMSNESPKISFRWDVESCSTTSSAYSAISMASSSKTDLTLNMLSLNSTPLHDRKGNWITTDSEFVVLEL from the exons ATGCAG ATTCTTCACTGGCTCCTTAAGGTACCGCAGGAACAAGCAAGGGAGAATACTTCTACCACTTCTGCCAAGTACAATACTAATG ATCAAGAAACTGAAGGAATAGATATAATTCTTAGGCATCGTGGAAGTCATCGAAGATCAGGAAGAGGCAAAGAAAATAACTTTTGTTTGAGGGGATTTAGACCATTTCCAATTTTATGCAGAAAAGATGTTGCAACTGCTTGTTTCTATAGCTCACTTACTCTGAAAAGACTTAATAGCTTCAATAGGAggaagcagcagcagcagcagcagcagcagaatTGGATGTACTCTATGAAGATGAAGAAAGAAGACATTATTGCTAAAGGACAAGGCATGAGTGATAAGCTGGATTCAGCTACTCATGCAGGCAACAAAGTTCTACCCATAACTGATACAACAACATTATCTTCCCCATCAACTAGCTCAAATGTTGGCCAATGTGGCTCACTGGATAAGAAAAATACCCTTAAAAGGGATAAAACCAGAGCCATGTCTAGAATGAAGGAGCTATTGAGATGGGCTGCTGCTGCAAAATCTGACAAGAAAGGAAACTTCATAGGAAGAAAG GTTCTGCACTTTAGAAATAGAGCAACACTTAAAGCAGTGCCAGATGATGATCAAATGAGCAATGAATCACCCAAGATCAGTTTCAGATGGGATGTTGAAAGCTGCTCCACCACTTCCTCTGCATATTCAGCCATTTCAATGGCTTCTTCTTCCAAGACTGATCTGACCCTGAACATGCTTTCTCTCAATTCCACTCCTCTCCATGATAGGAAAGGAAATTGGATCACTACAGATTCTGAAT TTGTGGTGCTAGAGCTGTGA